The Halichoerus grypus chromosome 3, mHalGry1.hap1.1, whole genome shotgun sequence genome segment TGAATGGCTACCGTTTCCCTGCTGAGAGGTACGGGGGGAGCTACAGTTCTCCCTGGGTTCCAGTAGTAACTCCCCCTCACCGGAAGAGCTCCTTACCCTCTCTCACTGATTTCTCATCACCCCGTCTACACTGTAGACGGTTGACTCTCCTCATTGACCCTGTCTGGGTGCACCATGTTTCTTGGCCTGACAGTTACTCCTTAACATGTTTCATGTTAAATTGGAGATAAAAATGACACTGCCCTTTTCCTCGTCTCCATCCAGTGGTCCCAAACCAGCAAGATCTGCGTCACctggaacttgttaaaaatgcaaattcctccAGAGTCAGAAACTGGGGGTGGAGCCCAGTGAGCTGCCCGAGCCGTGGTGCTGATGGGCACTGGGAGGTACCGAGCACCCTgccaccccgccccccatccaTTCACGCACTTGGATCTGGAGACCTAGCACAACTGGGGTATTTATGCTCACATATTCTTGCCTGTCGTGCTTTATATCAAGCAGAGCCGTGTGCTTTTTGCCTCTGCTTCCCAAGAGAGGCAGCTCTGATGGCCCAGGTCTCAGTTACCTCACTTAAAAACAGCCAACCAGTTTATTAACCATTTGCTCAGTAGAAGTTTAATGGAGAAATACCTGTTTTAAACAATCAGTCCAAAAGAACAGCTCTTTTACAAACAAGTTATGGCAGTGACAAGTCAAAACCCCAGGCTTGGTTTCCTGTTCCTTTGACCCACCCGTTAGAAGAAAGGGGAGTGAGAAGGAAAAATGGGGCTGTTTCTATGTTAGCTGGAGGAATTACAAAAATACACTCTTATGTAGCAACAAGGTTGTCATGAAACAtgccatgggggtggggtgggggaatggggagggaaaGACAATTGGACAGGGAGGGTCTCTGCCCTGGGGGCGGAGACCTGGAGGCAAATCCTGCCTCAGTGCCTTGGGGAAGGAGGAGTCCCGATTCCCAGCCGGCAGGTCTGGGGCTGGAGACATGCTGTTTTGGGGATCACCCGGACACCTGGGGAGACAGAAGTGATTAAAATGGCAAACCCAATAGGTTTTTCTGACCTTTCAATCCCATTTGCCTGAGCAATAATAGGGAGGCAATGAAAAGCTTATCAGCTGAGTAAAGAGCTCCTAAAGCCGCAAGTAGGCTTCCCTAACTTCCCCTATGCCCCTGCTTTTTCTGGCCTCAAGTCTACTGGCAGGACTCAGAATAAAGAGGAGGTCTGTGGGCTGAGACCTGAAAGGCATAGCATAGGCCCAGTGCCCAGAAACAGCTCTCTTAGCCCTAATATTTGGAATCCATGTGCAATAATTCATTTCTTGAGGCTAAATAGTGTCCTCATTTATGGCTCTCTTATATATCTCTTTAAACCTGATTTCACCAATTCCTCACGATGAATGAATCTGCTCACTTTTCTCTGTCGGGAAGGGTCAAGGTGTGGGGCAGAAGATAGAGTAGAATAGGGACAGGGAAAGGGACAGGAGGTGGACACCCCTTTGCACAGTTCTGTCTAGGACTGTTCCTGCACCTCAGTGTCCCTCTTTCCTAACACATTACACCTTCTAAATAGGGTTCTTTACCCATTTTGGTGTGAGGAGGCCCCACTTCCTGCAGCCTTGCAAGTATAGTTTGGTATTGGGTATCTCGGAAGTCCAGAACAGCCCGGCAACAGgatctcccccccgccccatggaGACATCTCAGGCGTGTGTGGGGCTGGTTGGGGTGTGTGTAGGTGAGTGAAGACAGGGTTTAAGCTGCTTGGGGTGGACTCGTAAGTACATATCCCTACTGGAACTCAGCCACCATGAATGTGtgcaaaaaaggaaacagagagatggttgcagaaagaggaaggagagcaaTCAGTAATACACCCAGATGAGCTGGTTAACGTTTCCAATGGTTCCATCAAGAATGTTACATCTTGAGCAAAGCAGCAGACAGAAGCTAGTTATCAGTTATGTTTCAGGGCCTCTCAGCTGGAAGCTTAATAGAAAACTAGCAGAATCAATTGTCTCAATAGGGgctcaaatagttttttttttttttttaatgaattgattCCTGCTAATGTGACTGATTTTAAACTGTCTTTAGGTAAAGAAAATAGTTGTGGTTCAGAATTAGACAAGAGCCTCAGTGTCCCTTAAGAGCCACTTTAAGAAGAATAAATGTCTAAGATTTGAAAGAATTCAATCCAGGCCACTTCTGAAAGATACACTGTATTAGGTATTGTGCAAATATGGCTTAGGAAGAAATACGATGCTTGTTAAGAATCCAAGAGTATGACTTCAAAAACGGTGCGGGTTAATTCAGGGCCTTTGGAGATTAGTCATTCTGCTAAAATACACATGGCAGCCTTCTCCTCACAACTTAATACCGACGTCTGTATTAGGCAATGGGCCTTTTGCAAACCAGCTTACCTGCAAAGAGCTACGTGGGCTGCCCCCATGCTGAAGTGTGGGTGCCAAAGATTAACCTTTGTATTAACATGCTTTGAATGAAGATTATTAATGATCTGGCTACCTCTGACAcatggaaagcaaaataaaacagcacatgtagacttttttcttttttttaatgcccctGAGTTAGGGAAAAGTCCTGCTTGGGTAATGTTTGGGGAATGTTTTTGGCCAACTGATTAGTTCTTTCCATTAGGGTGAGTTTTTAGACTGTTAAAGAAGAGGTACGAGGCTTTGTAGATAATCAGATTCCCATATATGAATTAAGGCACATATGCCTGATGGGGGGGGTTTTCTTAGATTTTCAGAAAATTCCACTGTGCTAGTTTCCTATGCCACTTGAAGTTCTATACAGGTTGATGGGCTGGGAAGAGTGGAGTTTGTAATGACTGGGCAATAAATTAGGGGTTTTGATTATTATCTGATTTGTAATATAGTACGTGTATAAGCATTCCCATGGGGGGaaggacaggagggagagaggagtaaaaGCAAGCAAGCGagcaaccaaacaaacaaaaaaaccaaaaatggcTCTCGGGAAGAAGCGGAAGTGAGGAAAGATGATGATCTGTTAGTCTCTATTCAAAAACTACTTGGTCAGGTGGGCCAGATTCTCCAAGCCTTGCTCAGGGATGATGCCATTGACTTCAGGGAATCAGTCCATCTCTGGCAAGGTGGCAGGATGGACAAATGAGGAGTGGAAGGAAGAAGAGCTGAAAGTGTAACTCCTGGTCCTAACAAGAACTCCTTGACAgggggagagtgggaaagggcaGTGGTTTCCGTGAAATCCAGTCCCCTCGAGATACAGGGGGTAGGGGAGGAGAGAGCTAAGCTGTCTTCAGAGGTGAAATAGCAACATCACGGCCACAGAAATCAGACTGCAAATGGCTAGAGGTAGGTCCAGCTATGGGTTCTTAGAGATAGACTCTGAGGAAAGGTGAACTGAATGGTTGCTATGGCAACTGGATAGGCAGATTGGTCCACTTAACTGTCCCCATAGTAACTGAGCTCCTGGAGAGCTATGGAGGAATTAGTTATCTTAACGTGCTACTATTATCCCCATGGTAACCAGTCTCTAAATGGCAGTGGTCAGCCTTAAGGAGCAAGCCTAGGAAAATCTTTGCTCCCTAGAGAAAGGGTGggtaggaggtgggggaggtgaaTATATACCTCCCCGGCCTCCCAGGAGCTGAACACCTTGAGgtggtgtggggggtgtgtgtatgtatttgggGGCGAATGTGCTTCCAGGCCCAGGAGGAAGGCTAAGACAGTTGGGTATATAAGGTTTCTTTTCATGCCCAGCTCATTCGTGCCCAACTCACTCAGGGGTTGAAGTGGACGGTGCAGCTGGGGGGCTCCCCTTCCGGCTACACGTTACCATTCTGATGCAGGGTGCGCCGGCGCTGGCTGGACTGCATGCTCAGGACCAGGTACTGCCTCATAAACTCACTGAACCGCTTCTGGTTGGCCAACTTCCGGGCCGACTTGCGGGCCCCGGTGAAGCCCCCGAACCTCTTCTGCAGCTGCTTCTGCTccatctctccagcctcatccatgccaggctctgtcccTTTCTGGGCTTGGATTAGGCTCCTGATGCGAGGCATGCGCTTCAGTTGCATCTCGGAGGCGCTTGGCTGGTAAAGGGCAGCTGTCACGTGCTCTGGGTCAGCAGGGCTGAGCTGCCAGGAGCCCCTGGTCATGACCTTGGTGCACGGAGTCCAGAGAGGGCTGCTGAAGACCTTCCCTTCACACTCAAGGATGCACACCTGCAAAGACAGAGGCCGGAGAAAGGAGAAGGATTGGGAATGCCTGTTAGTCCAAGGCAATGACATAAAGTCTTTCTATTGGATACCAAATCCACATCGGTACCAATGCAAGTGACTCTGAAGCATCTCTTTATTAAGGACCATGTAGCAGTTTTACATGTAGTTACTCAGGTTCATAGAATTTCACAGTTGCAGAGACACAGAAAACTATCTGTCCCAGCTCcgtcatttcacaaatgaagaaactcgGGCCTCAGAGAGGTGAGATTAATTTACCCCAGGTGACACAGAAAGTCAACGCAGAATGAGTGCCCTGAACTACACCCAGTTAGAGCCCTAGCTGAGTTTTTGGAGCCAAACACAACTCACGAGGGTCACTCataacaaagaattttattttgttctcttatcAGGCATGAGAGAGGTCAGTTTGGTTTAAGAAGTTGCGGATGTTAAAGCATGTACTTATATCTGCATGGCCATTTTAAGGTCACCATGTTAAGAGGAACCCTAGTGGTGTTCATTTTTCATCCCACATATACTAGTTATCACTATCTGCGCATCAGTTATAGAAAACGAGGGTCAAGACCCTTTGGAATGTAGGCAGGTTGACAATCGGGTTCAGGTGGGGAAGAGGGACCATCAGATGCTATCCAGTGGACCTGCCAGGCCCCTGGGAACTTCTCATGCTGCTCTGTGTCTTCAGGTATCTCCCACTTCTAGTCTAGACTGAGAGCCTGGCCATGACGTTTCCACACCCCTCCTGAATGGTCCTGGCCTTGCCCCTACCTCCCACTTTCCTATCTCTGATTGGGTCTTTTGGAAGCATCTAACCTCCAACTTCTCTTACTATCTGCTGTTTTGGTTTCACCCCGAAcgcttctctgtgtttctgtgctCATCCAGATGAAAATCCCACTTCAACCTGGCCTTGCCATCATGGTCAGTGGGCAGCCGCAGAGCCCTTCATCAAACTTGGAGCTCTTGCCTGGCTAATGGGGCATCAAGAGTTACTGCTCTGTCTGGACAGCTGCAGGACATCAGAAGACTGTGTGCCCGATACCCCCTTTCTGGGGATTGATACCCTGCCCCCCATGTTCAGAGTGGAACAGATACCAATATGGGCAAAGTTCCCAACCTGATCCCTAACCAAGGAGTGCGATGTGCATGCAGCTAAATCACACACCTTACAGCTGTCCCACCAAACCTGAAAAAATGGCTCTTCCAGTCTTACTTCTCCTACAACCCTTTGCCAcccctgaccctgaccctctTTTGTCCCCGCCAAGCTTCTCCAAGATGTGGTCTGCACTCATGCCTCCATCTCAGCATCTTCCATTTTTGCCTCATCTCCTGGAAATCTGCTTCCCGCCCTCATCTTCCACGAACTGCCTTCTCGAGACCACCAGTGACTTCCCGGTCACCGGCTCCGATCAGCCCTCATTGTCACAGCTGTGCTGCCTTTGGCACTGCAGAGCACGCCCTCCTGAAAGTTCTCTGACGTGCACTCACCTCTCAGACTGTTTGTGCTCCTTCCTCCTGTGTTCCTAAGATTCTATCTTTAAGATTCTTCTCATCTCTCTTTACAATCTGCCCCTTGCTGACTGTTCATTTCTGTGATTTCGGTCATTTCTTTCAGGGCATCCCATGTCTGTATGTCCAGCCCCTGACATTGAACTCCCAACGCTTCTCTGATCTCTGTCTGGTATCTCCTTCAACGTGTCTGACTAGCACTTTAAATGCAATTTGTTAAGAATTccctctggggcagagactgCCAGTTGTCCATTCCATACCCATCTGCCCTCTTCCTTCCTAACAGAAcacttgttttcttccttcaggaagaaAGGCCACACATATGTTTCTCCAACTCCTTTGTAGCCAGAGATGGCCAATGACATATAAATGGAAGTAACCAGGTGGGGCTTCTGGGAAAGCAGGAGGCTGACTTATCTGGGGAGAGCatcctttttcccttctttctccccttcctccagcctcctgcTTAGAATGTGGGCATTTTGGCTGGTGCTCAACTGGCTATCTTGAAGCCATGAAGTGACTGAGGGGACGGAAGCCACGTGAGAGTGGCACCAGTATACAGGTAAAGTAGAAGGAGAAGGAGCCTAGGAAATCGGTGATGTGTCAGAACCGCCATCCCGGCCCTGTACTGTCTACCTCCCAGCTTCCTTATGAGGAATCAGATCTCTgtcttatttaagccactgttacTTTAGGTCTTTCTTACTGGCAGGTGAATTTAATTATCTAATATACTTTCTCCACCTTAAGTCTGCTCTTCTGCTTGGTCTGGGTGTGAATCCAGATCATCtcaggacttatttatttgagagcgagagtgagagtgagagagcgagagagcaagagagagagagtgggggcagggaggggcagagggagagggagagaagcagagcccgacgtggggctcgatcccatgaccctgagatcatgagtcagacgcttaaccaactgagccacccaggtgccccccagaacttttaaaaagacagaattcAAAAGCCGGTTAAATTCCTGAGGAATAGAACCAGGATTTAAACTTACTTTTACAAAGCTCAGGT includes the following:
- the PNOC gene encoding prepronociceptin, with the translated sequence MKILLCDLLLLSLFSSVSGSCQKDCLTCREKLRPALDPFNLEVCILECEGKVFSSPLWTPCTKVMTRGSWQLSPADPEHVTAALYQPSASEMQLKRMPRIRSLIQAQKGTEPGMDEAGEMEQKQLQKRFGGFTGARKSARKLANQKRFSEFMRQYLVLSMQSSQRRRTLHQNGNV